Genomic DNA from Roseburia intestinalis L1-82:
AGATGCAGCAGTTTAACCACCAGGTCGAGATAGAAAAGGGTGTGCTTGGGGAAGAGTGTTCGGCAATGCTTTCCACATTTTTTAAAGAACTTCGCCAGAAAAAGAAGTCTTAAGCGCGCAGAGATTTCGCTTTAAAAAATAAAAGCCCCTGTTCTGCCTGTGAATTCCAGGCAAAGCAGGGGATATCAATTTTGGGTATCAAATTACTGTTTTTTTCTGTATAATCACTCAAAAAGGACACCTTTTATTGTATAATTATGTTATGGAACAAAACATACGAAAGAAGGTGTCCTGAATGAAAAATTAGCATTGAAGAAACTGCTAACTTATATGAAGAGTGTATATAAAATCCCGCAAAAAATCAAGTGTTTAACGGACGAAAGAAAAAGAAAATCTATTCCATTGTTTAACATTGTCATGCCGGTACTGCTTTTTCTGATGCTGCAGTATGAAAGTTTCCATACCATTTTTTCAGCCCCTGAAAGCATGTCGAAAAGACTGAAAAACTGTATCAGTGGAAGGATTCCAAAAGTTGATGCAGTCCGCGACCTTCTCTCCAGAATAAACCCGGATGAAATACGCAGCATACATGAAGAAATGATTGATATCATAAAACGTAACCGGGTATTCCGGGAAGGAACGATAGGCGGATATGTTGTGGCAGGTCTCGATGGTGTGGAATTATTCAGCAGTACAAAAAAATCCTGTCCGAACTGTCTGAGCCGAAAAAAACACACAGGGGAAACCGAATACTTTTACCGGAGTGTGGTGTGCATGATTATAGGTAAATCGCCACACGTAATTCTGGGGCAGGAAATGTTAAAACCAAGGGATGGTTCTGGGAAAGACGAAGGAGAACTGACAGGCGGAAAAAGGTTGATTGAGCGGCTGAAGAAACGGCATGGACATTTTGCGGATGTGATTGTGGCGGATGCGTTATATCTGAATGCTCCATTTATCAACACTCTGAAGGAAAATGGTCTGGAAGGGGTGATACGCCTGAAAGACGAAAGAAGAATGATTTTTCAGGATGCAGAGCGTCTGTTCAAACAGGATGAGGGAAAAAAGGCATCTTTCTGGAAAGGGAAAAAGAAGATTGAAGTATGGGATCTTTCTGGTTTTAAGATGGAAGGGTGTCCATATAAACTGCGTGTGGTGCGGTATCATGAGCAGTGGGAAGAAAATGGAAAAGAAACAGAGCGTTTCATGTGGCTTGTAACGACTCTGGAAGCGGCAGACTACCGAGTCTTATGGGAAATGATGCACCGCAGGTGGGACATTGAGGAGAATGGTTTCCATCAATTGAAAACGTATTACCACGCAAAGCACTGTTACTGTCGAGATGCGGTTGAAACCATATTTAATCTGATAATCATAGGCTTTAATGTAAGAGAGTTATATTTGTACCGAAGAAGCCGGAACTTTGCAGGAAGTGGTATAAGCCGAAAGAGCATAAACCGGATTTTTTGCGATGAGCTGCTAACAGAAAAAGTGAAACAGATTTTATGTGAAAAAGGCGGATAGAAAATCAGCAGAAAAAATATATAGGGAAAAAGCAGGGGGAATTTTGCGCGTATTGACCAGGAACGAAGGGTAACCGCAGATGGAATGCTGATAACTGGATTATTTATAAAAATGCATAGATAAAAAAGTTAAAAGCGAAATCCCTGTTAAGCGCGTATCTGGCTTGACAATACAGGGCGAAATAGGCTATACTTAAATCTCCGAGCAGCCGGGGTGGCAGCGGTACCCTGAACCAGCAATCCGCTATAGCTGGGGTGATGCCGAACGGAGGGTTGTCAGATTGTGGAGCTGCCCTTCATAAGTGGCGTTGAAGTTTGGGTCTTACGCAACAGGAATCTGTGAACCGGGTCAGGTCAGGAATGAAGCAGCCCTAAGCAGAAGCTCTTGTGTGCCGTAAGGGTGCCTGGGCCGAGTTAACTGTGGAGGTAACGTCTGTGGTCTGGATTCGATGGGAGGCGCTCGGTTTTGTATATCTAAAATTGACCATATATCAGGATGAAAGGAATTACAGTGGACAAACTCAGAAAAAGACTGTATCAGGTAAGTGAAGGTTTAGAACTCATCATAGCGTTAGTTGCTGTGGTTGGTGTGGTCATAGCGGCGGTAAATCTTTTCCCGGAACTTCTGGTATACTGGCAGAACCGGACGAATGGGGAGGCATTTCTTATTTTTCTCGATGCTGTGTTTGACGTCGTGATTGGGGTAGAGTTTATCAAGATGCTCTGCAAACCAAGTTCACAGAATATCATGGAGGTTTTGATCTTTCTGATTGCCCGTCATATGATCGTACAGAAAACGTCAGCATTAGAAGACCTGTTATCCGTAGTCAGCATCGGAATTTTATTCTTTTTCCGCAGATTCATGCTCGCAACCAAACCGGATAAGGAACAGCATGTGCCGGAACTGTTAGGTGCAATCAGACATTCAGGGAATAAGCAGGAGAAAGAAACAAAAGATAACGAACAGTAGATTTGTCACAGACAACAGAAAATTATATGGAAAAGGTACCGTATATCAGACGCATGATCCGGGGATCAGGTCTCTGGTATACGGTACCTTTTGTATAAAGAAAAATACAATTTACGTTAATTTTTTCACAAAGACACTGACAGTATATCAAAGTTGAGAGAATATGTCAAATAAAACTGCATTTATTTGAATACAAATATTGAATTTCGAAAAAACTGCTATATAATGAAAACATGATATGCGCTGGTAGAGAGCGCCAATTACAATTTATAAAAAGTGAGGAATTAATCATGTTTGGATTTGGACAACTGATCGACATCTTAAAAAAAGATCCTAAGAAAATCGTGTTTACAGAGGGCGATGATCCTCGTATTTTAGAGGCAGCTTCCCGCCTGTTAGCAGGAACATTCCTTCATCCGATCTTAATCGGTAATCCGGATAAAATTGCTGCTGAAGCGGAAGAGTGCGGTTTTAATATCCGTGGAGCAGAGATCATTGATCCGACTAATTATGACAGAATGGATGAGATGGTAGATTTATTCTGTGAACTTCGTAAGAGCAAAGGTGTGACACCGGAGCAGGCAAGAGGTATTCTTTCCCAGGCAAACTACTTCGGAACCATGCTTGTAAAAATGGGCGTTGCTGATGCACTTCTCGGTGGAGCAACCTATTCAACAGCAGATACCGTACGTCCGGCATTACAGCTGATCAAGACAAAACCGGGCAACACAATCGTATCTTCCTGCTTTATCATGGTACGTCCTGCAGCTACCGGTGAGAACGAAGTTCTTGCAATGGGTGACTGTGCAATCAACATCCATCCGACAGAGGATGAGTTAGTTGAGATCGCAGGTGAGACAGCACAGTGTGCAAAGATTTTCGGTGTTGATCCGAAGGTTGCATTCTTAAGCTACTCTACACTTGGTTCTGGTAAAGGTGAGGATGTAGATAAGATGCGTAATGCTGCAGCCAAAGCCAAAGCAAAATATCCGGATCTTCCAATCGAGGGAGAACTTCAGTTCGATGCAGCAGTTTCTCCTCGTGTAGCACGTACCAAATGCCCGGGCAATCCGGTTGCAGGTCATGCAAACACATTTATCTTCCCGGAGATCAGTGCCGGAAACATCGGTTACAAGATCGCACAGCGTCTTGGTAATTTCGAGGCTTATGGTCCGATCTTACTTGGATTAAATGCTCCGATCAACGATCTGTCCCGTGGATGTAATGCAGCAGAAGTTTATTCTATGGCTATCATCACTGCAGCACTTGCATAAGACGGATGATTGGAACTGTTGGTACGGGTAGAATTTTCCGTGCATGACAGTACGTTTTAAATACAAAACAAATATGACAGAATAAAAACGTGGCATGGCGTAAAGCTATGCCACGTTTTGTGTGGAAACACATGTGAAAAATTGAATTTTCTACATGTAGGAATGTGCTTATGTTCAAATTTGTTATACAGAAAGACTGTGCAGGAATGTACTTATGCTCAAATTTGTGATACAAAAAGACTGTGCAGAAATGAGGATTAATATGGAACAACCGATTTTTACAAGAGAGGATTTGAAAAAACTGATCATACCGCTGATCATAGAGCAGATGCTGGCTTTAAGCATCGGTCTGTTTGATACCCTGATGGTGTCTTCCTGTGGAGAGGCTTCCGTTTCCGGTGTATCACTCGTAGACAGCATCAGTGTGTTATTGATTCAGATACTGTCGGCACTTGCGACAGGCGGGGCCGTTGTGTGCAGCCAGTATCTCGGTAAAAAGATGCCGGAGAAAGCAAAACTTTCTGCGGGACAGCTGATGTTTATCATGCTCACATCATCCGGAACAGTAATGATTCTGGTATTATTTTTACATCGTTTTTTATTGCGTACAATTTTCGGACAGATTGAAGCAGATGTGATGGATGCGGCTCAGATTTATTTTTTGATCTCGGCGATATCTTATCCGTTTCTCGGTGTGTATAACGCCGGGGCGGCACTTTTCCGAAGTATTGGAAACAGTAAGATCAGTATGTACACCAGCCTTGTCATGAATGTGATTAACATTGGCGGCAATGCGATCCTGATTTATGGTGCTGGAATCGGTGTAATGGGAGCAGCGCTTGCGACACTGATCGCAAGAATGGTGTCTGCACTTGTCATGGTCGTGTTATTATCGAAAAAAGATAATCCGCTCTGCATCGCGACACCGGGCTGTATGCGTCCACAGAAAGATGTGATCGGAAAAATCTTAAAGATCGGTATTCCAAGCGGTATTGAAAATGGGATGTTTCAGATCGGTAAACTTCTGGTGTCAAGCCTGACGGCAACGTTTGGAACGGCTGCGATCGCCGCAAATGCCGTGGCAAACAGTATTGCCGGGTTTGCCAATATTCCGGGGATTGCGATCGGGCTTGCGATGGTGACAGTGATCGGACGCTGCATTGGTGCCGGGGAAAAAGAGCAGGCGAAATGGTACAGCAGAAAACTGTTAGGGCTTGCATATGGAGGTATGTGTTTGACCGACATAACGTTATTGATTCTGGTCCGTCCGATGGTTGGGTGTTTTTCACTGTCCGGCGAGGCGTTTGCAATCACGGTGCAGCTTTTGCAGACTTTTTCCATCTGTGCCATGCTCATCTGGCCGCTCAGTTTTGCGCTTCCGAACGTTTTGCGTGCAGCGGGGGATGCGAAATATACCATGGAAGTCAGCGTGTTTTCCATGTGGGTATTCCGTGTTGCAAGTAGCTATTTCTTTGCAGGAACGCTGAAAATGGGCGTGCTTGGCGTGTGGATCGGAATGTATGTGGACTGGGTGTTCCGCTCACTCTTATTTGTAATACGGTATAAGCGGGGAAAGTGGCTCAATAAGCGTGTTGTATAGGAAAACGCTGGAACAGCAAAAATATGAAATGACAGATGAATGTAAAATGTTAGACAATATACAAACAATACACAAACTATCAGAAAAAATGTGGATAACTCTGTGGATAATGTGGATAAGAGTGCATAATAGTGGAAAACCATATAGTTGTTGCACAATTATAAATTATATGTAAAATAAAAGAAAAATATACATAAACATAAAAAAGAGGCATATTGCAGCCAGCCCAGCTGGTTTCTGCAATATGCCTCTTTAGCATGTGATCTACTTCTCCGGATGGATATCGATCATACGCTCAATCAGTTCTACGGATTCTTCGATACCGTAGCATGCACTGTTGATACAAAGATCATAGTTTACGGCATCTCCCCATTTACGTCCGGTATAAAAATGATAGTACTGCTCATGTCCTTTATCAATCTTTTTCAAACGGCGGACGGCTTCCTTGAGTGGAAGATTGTTTACCTCCATCATACGGCGCACACGCTGTTCAAACGGAGCGGTGATGAAGATACTGATGTGCGGGATACGGTTGTTTGTCAGAATCACATCCGCACAGCGGCCCATTACGATAAAGTCTTCTTTTTTTGCCATTTCCACGATCAGATCGCTCTGGTTGAAAAATACGGCATCTTTCTTCGGCAGGCCGTGATAACGGCTGAAATCTTTTAAGAAACGTTTTGCACTGGTATCATGTTTTGCAACCTGGTTAAGCTTTGATGTAAAGCTGTCACGGTCTGTGACGGAATCTTTTTCTGCCTCTAAACGCTCTAATACACGGTTGAAAATTTCAACATCGTAGTAGTTGATCTTTAATGCATCCGCAAGCGCGAAACCAATATCCGTACCGGCGCTTCCGTGTGTTCTTCCGATGCAGATGATCAGATGATCGTCTTTGGAAAACTTCTGGTGCAGGTTGGATGTATTTAAGGAAGCAAGGTTCTGGTCAAGGATATCAACCGAACCAAAACTTTCCGGCAGTTCTGCGATCTGATGTAAAATCTCATTGTACTCGTGCATCATACGGCTGCGATCCTCTTTGTTACGGATCGTACGCGCCATATTACCGATTAAAGCGATCTCACTGCGGAGCAGGTGTCCCTGTGGATGTGTGGAGATCAGGGTTGTCAGGTTACGAATACTTGTTTCTTTGTCGCCGGTAAAAGTGCGTCCAAGGGAAGAACCTACCAGACGGTAAACTTCACTGTCGAGATCATAAATGCGGGTAGCAAGTGCCCGTGATGTTTCGATATTATTTTCCATTGTGAAATCCCCCCTTTATAAAAAGAATACCAGAGTGTCAATGATAAACACCGGAACTAAAGATACGATTGACCATAATAAGTATCCGAAGAAGGATGGCATGCGCACACCGTTTTCATCAGAGATGGATTTTACCATAAAGTTTGGTGCATTTCCGATATAAGTATTTGCACCCATGAATACGGCACCACAGGAAATCGCGGTAAGCATTTTGACCGGAATTGTTCCGACCGTGGTTGCAATACCCTGTGTGAAACCAAGCGTACCTGCAGTTGTCAGGAATACCAGGTAGGTCGGTGTGTTATCAAGGAAACTGGAAAGTGCACCGGTTGCCCAGAACATCTCAAGCGGTTTGGAAAGACCAAGCTCCGGTCCCATGGATTTCAGAAGCATCAGTGCCGGCTGCATGGTAATAAAGATACCGATGAAAAGAACGGCAACTTCTTTGATCGCACCCCAGGTAAAGTGGTTACTGGTACGGATCTGAGAGTCTGTTGTTTTAAAAGATAATAAAGCGGCAAGCAGGATGATGGCAACCTCAATAATAGAAGGAAAACCAAGTGTCACCTCACGGAATACACGGATACCGCGAACGTTTCCGGCTGCATCCTGAAATGCTGCAAGGTTCGGAAGAGTTCCACTTAAAATAACAGCAGCAACGATCATAATAAGGAAAATAATGTTGTGCAGACCATCGATCTTTAATGTGGTACCGGCTTTGCTGATATCCGGTTTTCTGCCGTTTGCAATATCTTTGCGGTAATTGTGACGGTCTAAGAGATAGAATACAGTCAGTAAAATTACCATATTAAAGATTAAGATCGGGAACAGATGCAGGCTCCAGAAGAACGGAACACCACGCATAAATCCCATTAAAAGTGGCGGATCACCGATCGGGGTTAAGCATCCTCCCATATTCGAGATCAGGAAGATAAAAAATACCATAATGTGACTCTTGTGCTGACGCCAGGAGTTCATCTTGATCATTGGACGTACCATTAACATACTGGCACCGGTTGTACCGATACAGCTGGAAAGTAAGGTACCGATCGCAAGGAAGATTACGTTGACGCGCGGGGAACCTGCGAGATCGCCTTCTAAAGTGATGTTACCGGCAACACAGAACAGACCAAATAACAGGACGATAAAAGTCAGGTAATCGTTTAAAATACACTCAAGTACTGTTTCGACCGCATCTCCGGCACTATAGGTCACTGCAAACGGAATGATAAATAACAGGGACCATACGGCTACGGCAAGCGGCTGGTTTTTCTCCCACCATTCCGGTTTTACAAGCGGAAGTACTGCGATACAGAGTAACAGACCGGCAAATGGGATACAAAGCCATATCGGAACTGTTGCAGTACTGCTTTCGCCGGATTCTGCTGCGAGAATCGTTAGCGGTGTGAAAAGCAGCATAGTTGCAATGCTTCCACAAAGAGCAAATAACTTTTTCATAAAATCAGCCTCCAAATTCTATGATATATAAATCCATATCATTATTTGTTGATTGCAAAAAAATGTCAATAAATAGTCTTTTTGCAAGGTTAAATCTTAACACAATCTGAATTTTTTTTCTACCAGAAAATAAAAAAAGCATAAAAATAATAAAAAAAATACAAAATGCATTCTTACCTTTAAAAAAGCATATACATATGGTATAGTGGATTCTGACAAGTTTATATCATCTACGATAAAGATGTTCCTTGTCTACGGGGTATGGCGTAGTTTGGTAGCGCGCACGGCTGGGGGCCGTGAGGTCGCAGGTTCAAATCCTGTTACCCCGATTGGTGCAAAGTAGCCGGAAAGTCGAGATTTTATTGTAAAATCAAGGCTTTTCGGCTATTGTTTTGCTCTAAAATATCTGGTCTGTTTACTTAAAATTTGTCATATTTATATCTTTTTTTGTCATGGAATTTGTCATGACAAATTCTAAAATAATATCTTTGACAATGCATCGGATGCTTTGTCCTGAGAGGTTTTTAATTTATCTTTCATAGTATGGCGGTATACATTTTTCATAACATAATCTGTTTCCCATCCGCCCATCTCAAGAATATCTGCTTCTGGAATATTTAAAGATGACATGTAGGACGCAAAATAGTGACGGAGTTTGTGGAGTGAGAAATGGGGCATATTTAATTCGTCCTGTAACCTGTTCATGTGCTTGGTAATTGAATTTGGAAGCCCTTTATAAATATATCCATGTTCACGGATTAAATCGGCTAATTGGGGGGGATATGACAATCTCGCGGGTACTTGCAGTTGTCTTTGTCTGCTTTTCCACCCATTGATTATTTTTATCCAGCACTTTGGCAGAATCAATCGCGAGCGTGTTTCCGTTTAGATCATCTATGGTCAGAGAGCATATTTCTGAACGACGTAAACCATAACAGGCGAGTTTGATAGGAATCTCAAACATGCTGCCCTGCGCAGCCTGTAATAATCGTTTTATATCCTCATCAGTGGGGATATACGGCTCATTTTTGATTTTTTGGGGCAGGGTTGTGGAAATATTCATTTCCGGTCGAAACATTCCCAAAACGGATGATATAAAGCCATGGTAATTACGAATTGTCTTAGGCGCAAGCGTTTTTGCCAGGATATTGATTTCTTTTTGAATATCGATTTGCGTAATATCGTATATAGGTTTATTTGTAAAATCGTCTGTGAGTCTGCTGGGTATTTCAAGGTATTCTTTTACGGTCTTAGGACTGAGCACATGTTCTTTGGTTTCTGTGTATTGCTGGGCAGCTTCTGTGAATGTTAGATGGTATTTTTTACTTTTTATTTTATCCGGTTCTGCAGCCATAGCCTGCATAGCTTCTTTCTGTGTTGGTTTCTCATTAAACACAACTGTGTACATTTGCCCTTTGTACATTTTTCTGATCCGGTAAGAGCCGCTTGGGAGTTTTTCGATTTTCATATGTATCATTCCTTTCTATTTTGGGGTATAAAAATAACAGCCAGCAGAGAACTGGTGTTCCGCTTGCGTTTGGCTGCTCCGAATGATACAATGTGCTTGTTCAGGGCGTGTATCTTCAGAGCACGCATCCGCTCCTGTTGTTGGCTGGTGTCCGGTTCGCAGGGGCGGTTTTTATTTATTTCAGCAATTCTGCAATATTTATCATCAGGTTATCGTAAATGCACACCTGTATATCATCATCAAAACTATATTGATCGCACAGCTCTTCTTTTTCCAAATCATAGACGTTTACTGTTTTGGTAAGTGGATTTACAATCCAGTATTCACGGACTCCTGCAGAACGGTATTTGAATAACTTCACGCCATAATCAGTTCGTTTCGTACTTAGAGATGCAATCTCGATGACCCAGTCCGG
This window encodes:
- a CDS encoding transposase → MKSVYKIPQKIKCLTDERKRKSIPLFNIVMPVLLFLMLQYESFHTIFSAPESMSKRLKNCISGRIPKVDAVRDLLSRINPDEIRSIHEEMIDIIKRNRVFREGTIGGYVVAGLDGVELFSSTKKSCPNCLSRKKHTGETEYFYRSVVCMIIGKSPHVILGQEMLKPRDGSGKDEGELTGGKRLIERLKKRHGHFADVIVADALYLNAPFINTLKENGLEGVIRLKDERRMIFQDAERLFKQDEGKKASFWKGKKKIEVWDLSGFKMEGCPYKLRVVRYHEQWEENGKETERFMWLVTTLEAADYRVLWEMMHRRWDIEENGFHQLKTYYHAKHCYCRDAVETIFNLIIIGFNVRELYLYRRSRNFAGSGISRKSINRIFCDELLTEKVKQILCEKGG
- the pta gene encoding phosphate acetyltransferase, with amino-acid sequence MFGFGQLIDILKKDPKKIVFTEGDDPRILEAASRLLAGTFLHPILIGNPDKIAAEAEECGFNIRGAEIIDPTNYDRMDEMVDLFCELRKSKGVTPEQARGILSQANYFGTMLVKMGVADALLGGATYSTADTVRPALQLIKTKPGNTIVSSCFIMVRPAATGENEVLAMGDCAINIHPTEDELVEIAGETAQCAKIFGVDPKVAFLSYSTLGSGKGEDVDKMRNAAAKAKAKYPDLPIEGELQFDAAVSPRVARTKCPGNPVAGHANTFIFPEISAGNIGYKIAQRLGNFEAYGPILLGLNAPINDLSRGCNAAEVYSMAIITAALA
- a CDS encoding MATE family efflux transporter, with the protein product MLKFVIQKDCAEMRINMEQPIFTREDLKKLIIPLIIEQMLALSIGLFDTLMVSSCGEASVSGVSLVDSISVLLIQILSALATGGAVVCSQYLGKKMPEKAKLSAGQLMFIMLTSSGTVMILVLFLHRFLLRTIFGQIEADVMDAAQIYFLISAISYPFLGVYNAGAALFRSIGNSKISMYTSLVMNVINIGGNAILIYGAGIGVMGAALATLIARMVSALVMVVLLSKKDNPLCIATPGCMRPQKDVIGKILKIGIPSGIENGMFQIGKLLVSSLTATFGTAAIAANAVANSIAGFANIPGIAIGLAMVTVIGRCIGAGEKEQAKWYSRKLLGLAYGGMCLTDITLLILVRPMVGCFSLSGEAFAITVQLLQTFSICAMLIWPLSFALPNVLRAAGDAKYTMEVSVFSMWVFRVASSYFFAGTLKMGVLGVWIGMYVDWVFRSLLFVIRYKRGKWLNKRVV
- a CDS encoding cytidylate kinase-like family protein — protein: MENNIETSRALATRIYDLDSEVYRLVGSSLGRTFTGDKETSIRNLTTLISTHPQGHLLRSEIALIGNMARTIRNKEDRSRMMHEYNEILHQIAELPESFGSVDILDQNLASLNTSNLHQKFSKDDHLIICIGRTHGSAGTDIGFALADALKINYYDVEIFNRVLERLEAEKDSVTDRDSFTSKLNQVAKHDTSAKRFLKDFSRYHGLPKKDAVFFNQSDLIVEMAKKEDFIVMGRCADVILTNNRIPHISIFITAPFEQRVRRMMEVNNLPLKEAVRRLKKIDKGHEQYYHFYTGRKWGDAVNYDLCINSACYGIEESVELIERMIDIHPEK
- a CDS encoding sodium:proton antiporter, whose product is MKKLFALCGSIATMLLFTPLTILAAESGESSTATVPIWLCIPFAGLLLCIAVLPLVKPEWWEKNQPLAVAVWSLLFIIPFAVTYSAGDAVETVLECILNDYLTFIVLLFGLFCVAGNITLEGDLAGSPRVNVIFLAIGTLLSSCIGTTGASMLMVRPMIKMNSWRQHKSHIMVFFIFLISNMGGCLTPIGDPPLLMGFMRGVPFFWSLHLFPILIFNMVILLTVFYLLDRHNYRKDIANGRKPDISKAGTTLKIDGLHNIIFLIMIVAAVILSGTLPNLAAFQDAAGNVRGIRVFREVTLGFPSIIEVAIILLAALLSFKTTDSQIRTSNHFTWGAIKEVAVLFIGIFITMQPALMLLKSMGPELGLSKPLEMFWATGALSSFLDNTPTYLVFLTTAGTLGFTQGIATTVGTIPVKMLTAISCGAVFMGANTYIGNAPNFMVKSISDENGVRMPSFFGYLLWSIVSLVPVFIIDTLVFFL
- a CDS encoding site-specific integrase, with translation MNRLQDELNMPHFSLHKLRHYFASYMSSLNIPEADILEMGGWETDYVMKNVYRHTMKDKLKTSQDKASDALSKILF
- a CDS encoding tyrosine-type recombinase/integrase; this encodes MKIEKLPSGSYRIRKMYKGQMYTVVFNEKPTQKEAMQAMAAEPDKIKSKKYHLTFTEAAQQYTETKEHVLSPKTVKEYLEIPSRLTDDFTNKPIYDITQIDIQKEINILAKTLAPKTIRNYHGFISSVLGMFRPEMNISTTLPQKIKNEPYIPTDEDIKRLLQAAQGSMFEIPIKLACYGLRRSEICSLTIDDLNGNTLAIDSAKVLDKNNQWVEKQTKTTASTREIVISPPISRFNP